The proteins below are encoded in one region of Cololabis saira isolate AMF1-May2022 chromosome 11, fColSai1.1, whole genome shotgun sequence:
- the sptlc1 gene encoding serine palmitoyltransferase 1 isoform X2, whose translation MASGQQWVLVEMVQAFYEAPAYHLILEGILILWIIRLLFSKTYKLHETYKLTEKEKEDLIEEWQPEPLVPLVSKDHPSLYYDVVSGPPSHKIIINGKECVNFASFNFLGLLDNERVKEKALASLKKYGVGTCGPRGFYGTFDVHLELESRLAKFMNTEEAIIYSYGFATVASAIPAYSKRGDIIFVDEAACFSIQKGLQASRSFIKYFKHNDMEDLERLLKEQELEDQKNPRKARVTRKFIVVEGLYINTADICPLPELVKLKYKYKVRIFLEESMSFGVLGRHGKGVTEHFGVNIDDIDLISANMENAVASIGGFCCGRSFVIDHQRLSGQGYCFSASLPPMLAAAAIEALNIMEEDPDIFTVLREKCKHVYKALQGIPGLKLVGMSCAPALHLQLEKSSGCRASDMQLLRSIVDYCLERHVALTLARYLEKEERFLPPPSIRVVVTIKQMDDDNILKTASLLYFISAFNKNYPVKLLHPDRVNLVVVVSDVLVQFCSYIRSLRFLQLNLDVHSNKG comes from the exons ATGGCGTCGGGACAGCAGTGGGTGTTGGTAGAGATGGTGCAGGCGTTTTACGAG GCTCCTGCATATCACCTGATTCTGGAGGGGATCCTCATACTTTGGATCATCAGGCTTCTGTTCTCGAAGACCTACAAACTTCACGAGACCTACAAACTGACAGAGAAG GAAAAGGAGGACCTGATAGAAGAATGGCAGCCAGAgcctctggttcctctggtcTCCAAAGACCACCCCAGCCTCTACTACGACGTTGTCTCAgg ACCTCCGAGCCACAAAATCATCATAAACGGAAAAGAGTGTGTAAACTTTGCTTCGTTTAACTTCCTGGGTCTCCTTGACAACGAGCGCGTGAAG GAAAAGGCTTTAGCGTCTCTAAAGAAATACGGCGTTGGCACGTGTGGTCCTCGAGGTTTTTACGGGACGTTTG ACGTCCATCTGGAGCTGGAGAGTCGACTCGCCAAATTCATGAACACAGAAGAGGCCATCATTTACTCTTATGGTTTTGCAACGGTTGCCAGTGCGATTCCTGCCTACTCCAAGAGAGGGGACATCATATTTGT GGACGAAGCCGCATGTTTTTCTATCCAGAAAGGTCTCCAGGCGTCGCGCAGCTTCATCAAATACTTCAAACACAACGACATGGAGGATCTGGAGCGGCTGCTCaaagagcaggagctggaggaccagaag AATCCTCGTAAGGCTCGAGTGACGCGGAAGTTTATCGTTGTGGAGGGGCTGTACATCAACACTGCGGACATCTGTCCTCTTCCCGAGCTG GTGAAGCTCAAGTACAAATACAAGGTCCGGATCTTCCTGGAGGAGAGCATGTCCTTTGGTGTGTTGGGAAGACACGGTAAAGGAGTCACTGAGCACTTCGGCGTCAAT ATAGACGACATCGATCTGATCAGCGCCAACATGGAGAACGCCGTGGCCTCCATCGGGGGCTTCTGCTGCGGCCGCTCCTTTGTCATTGACCATCAG CGTCTGTCGGGGCAGGGCTACTGTTTCTCCGCCTCCCTGCCTCCCATGCTGGCAGCTGCCGCCATCGAGGCTCTCAACATCATGGAGGAGGATCCAG ATATTTTCACTGTCCTGAGAGAGAAGTGCAAGCATGTTTACAAAGCTTTGCAGGG GATCCCAGGTCTGAAGCTGGTGGGAATGTCCTGCGCTCCGGCTCTTCACCTACAGCTGGAGAAAAGTTCAGGCTGCAGAGCTTCTGACATGCAGCTGCTCCGCAGCATCGTGGATTAT TGTTTGGAACGACATGTGGCTCTGACGCTCGCTCGATATCTGGAAAAGGAAGAGCGCTTCCTGCCCCCGCCCAG CATCAGGGTGGTGGTCACCATCAAGCAGATGGACGACGACAACATTTTAAagacagcctcgttactctatttcatttctgcctttaataaaaactatccagttaaattgctccatccggatagagtgaatttggttgtggttgtttcagatgttcttgtccagttttgttcttacatccgttccctcagattcctgcaactaaacttggatgtacattccaataaaggttag
- the sptlc1 gene encoding serine palmitoyltransferase 1 isoform X1, translating into MASGQQWVLVEMVQAFYEAPAYHLILEGILILWIIRLLFSKTYKLHETYKLTEKEKEDLIEEWQPEPLVPLVSKDHPSLYYDVVSGPPSHKIIINGKECVNFASFNFLGLLDNERVKEKALASLKKYGVGTCGPRGFYGTFDRKEGAQKSSIYQQNSAWDRLYSPNVHLELESRLAKFMNTEEAIIYSYGFATVASAIPAYSKRGDIIFVDEAACFSIQKGLQASRSFIKYFKHNDMEDLERLLKEQELEDQKNPRKARVTRKFIVVEGLYINTADICPLPELVKLKYKYKVRIFLEESMSFGVLGRHGKGVTEHFGVNIDDIDLISANMENAVASIGGFCCGRSFVIDHQRLSGQGYCFSASLPPMLAAAAIEALNIMEEDPDIFTVLREKCKHVYKALQGIPGLKLVGMSCAPALHLQLEKSSGCRASDMQLLRSIVDYCLERHVALTLARYLEKEERFLPPPSIRVVVTIKQMDDDNILKTASLLYFISAFNKNYPVKLLHPDRVNLVVVVSDVLVQFCSYIRSLRFLQLNLDVHSNKG; encoded by the exons ATGGCGTCGGGACAGCAGTGGGTGTTGGTAGAGATGGTGCAGGCGTTTTACGAG GCTCCTGCATATCACCTGATTCTGGAGGGGATCCTCATACTTTGGATCATCAGGCTTCTGTTCTCGAAGACCTACAAACTTCACGAGACCTACAAACTGACAGAGAAG GAAAAGGAGGACCTGATAGAAGAATGGCAGCCAGAgcctctggttcctctggtcTCCAAAGACCACCCCAGCCTCTACTACGACGTTGTCTCAgg ACCTCCGAGCCACAAAATCATCATAAACGGAAAAGAGTGTGTAAACTTTGCTTCGTTTAACTTCCTGGGTCTCCTTGACAACGAGCGCGTGAAG GAAAAGGCTTTAGCGTCTCTAAAGAAATACGGCGTTGGCACGTGTGGTCCTCGAGGTTTTTACGGGACGTTTG atAGGAAGGAGGGGGCTCAGAAGTCCTCCATATATCAACAGAACAGCGCATGGGACAGACTTTATTCTCCAA ACGTCCATCTGGAGCTGGAGAGTCGACTCGCCAAATTCATGAACACAGAAGAGGCCATCATTTACTCTTATGGTTTTGCAACGGTTGCCAGTGCGATTCCTGCCTACTCCAAGAGAGGGGACATCATATTTGT GGACGAAGCCGCATGTTTTTCTATCCAGAAAGGTCTCCAGGCGTCGCGCAGCTTCATCAAATACTTCAAACACAACGACATGGAGGATCTGGAGCGGCTGCTCaaagagcaggagctggaggaccagaag AATCCTCGTAAGGCTCGAGTGACGCGGAAGTTTATCGTTGTGGAGGGGCTGTACATCAACACTGCGGACATCTGTCCTCTTCCCGAGCTG GTGAAGCTCAAGTACAAATACAAGGTCCGGATCTTCCTGGAGGAGAGCATGTCCTTTGGTGTGTTGGGAAGACACGGTAAAGGAGTCACTGAGCACTTCGGCGTCAAT ATAGACGACATCGATCTGATCAGCGCCAACATGGAGAACGCCGTGGCCTCCATCGGGGGCTTCTGCTGCGGCCGCTCCTTTGTCATTGACCATCAG CGTCTGTCGGGGCAGGGCTACTGTTTCTCCGCCTCCCTGCCTCCCATGCTGGCAGCTGCCGCCATCGAGGCTCTCAACATCATGGAGGAGGATCCAG ATATTTTCACTGTCCTGAGAGAGAAGTGCAAGCATGTTTACAAAGCTTTGCAGGG GATCCCAGGTCTGAAGCTGGTGGGAATGTCCTGCGCTCCGGCTCTTCACCTACAGCTGGAGAAAAGTTCAGGCTGCAGAGCTTCTGACATGCAGCTGCTCCGCAGCATCGTGGATTAT TGTTTGGAACGACATGTGGCTCTGACGCTCGCTCGATATCTGGAAAAGGAAGAGCGCTTCCTGCCCCCGCCCAG CATCAGGGTGGTGGTCACCATCAAGCAGATGGACGACGACAACATTTTAAagacagcctcgttactctatttcatttctgcctttaataaaaactatccagttaaattgctccatccggatagagtgaatttggttgtggttgtttcagatgttcttgtccagttttgttcttacatccgttccctcagattcctgcaactaaacttggatgtacattccaataaaggttag
- the sptlc1 gene encoding serine palmitoyltransferase 1 isoform X3 yields MASGQQWVLVEMVQAFYEAPAYHLILEGILILWIIRLLFSKTYKLHETYKLTEKEKEDLIEEWQPEPLVPLVSKDHPSLYYDVVSGPPSHKIIINGKECVNFASFNFLGLLDNERVKEKALASLKKYGVGTCGPRGFYGTFDRKEGAQKSSIYQQNSAWDRLYSPNVHLELESRLAKFMNTEEAIIYSYGFATVASAIPAYSKRGDIIFVDEAACFSIQKGLQASRSFIKYFKHNDMEDLERLLKEQELEDQKNPRKARVTRKFIVVEGLYINTADICPLPELVKLKYKYKVRIFLEESMSFGVLGRHGKGVTEHFGVNIDDIDLISANMENAVASIGGFCCGRSFVIDHQRLSGQGYCFSASLPPMLAAAAIEALNIMEEDPDIFTVLREKCKHVYKALQGIPGLKLVGMSCAPALHLQLEKSSGCRASDMQLLRSIVDYCLERHVALTLARYLEKEERFLPPPSIRVVVTIKQMDDDLQKAVSCITEAASVLLGPQ; encoded by the exons ATGGCGTCGGGACAGCAGTGGGTGTTGGTAGAGATGGTGCAGGCGTTTTACGAG GCTCCTGCATATCACCTGATTCTGGAGGGGATCCTCATACTTTGGATCATCAGGCTTCTGTTCTCGAAGACCTACAAACTTCACGAGACCTACAAACTGACAGAGAAG GAAAAGGAGGACCTGATAGAAGAATGGCAGCCAGAgcctctggttcctctggtcTCCAAAGACCACCCCAGCCTCTACTACGACGTTGTCTCAgg ACCTCCGAGCCACAAAATCATCATAAACGGAAAAGAGTGTGTAAACTTTGCTTCGTTTAACTTCCTGGGTCTCCTTGACAACGAGCGCGTGAAG GAAAAGGCTTTAGCGTCTCTAAAGAAATACGGCGTTGGCACGTGTGGTCCTCGAGGTTTTTACGGGACGTTTG atAGGAAGGAGGGGGCTCAGAAGTCCTCCATATATCAACAGAACAGCGCATGGGACAGACTTTATTCTCCAA ACGTCCATCTGGAGCTGGAGAGTCGACTCGCCAAATTCATGAACACAGAAGAGGCCATCATTTACTCTTATGGTTTTGCAACGGTTGCCAGTGCGATTCCTGCCTACTCCAAGAGAGGGGACATCATATTTGT GGACGAAGCCGCATGTTTTTCTATCCAGAAAGGTCTCCAGGCGTCGCGCAGCTTCATCAAATACTTCAAACACAACGACATGGAGGATCTGGAGCGGCTGCTCaaagagcaggagctggaggaccagaag AATCCTCGTAAGGCTCGAGTGACGCGGAAGTTTATCGTTGTGGAGGGGCTGTACATCAACACTGCGGACATCTGTCCTCTTCCCGAGCTG GTGAAGCTCAAGTACAAATACAAGGTCCGGATCTTCCTGGAGGAGAGCATGTCCTTTGGTGTGTTGGGAAGACACGGTAAAGGAGTCACTGAGCACTTCGGCGTCAAT ATAGACGACATCGATCTGATCAGCGCCAACATGGAGAACGCCGTGGCCTCCATCGGGGGCTTCTGCTGCGGCCGCTCCTTTGTCATTGACCATCAG CGTCTGTCGGGGCAGGGCTACTGTTTCTCCGCCTCCCTGCCTCCCATGCTGGCAGCTGCCGCCATCGAGGCTCTCAACATCATGGAGGAGGATCCAG ATATTTTCACTGTCCTGAGAGAGAAGTGCAAGCATGTTTACAAAGCTTTGCAGGG GATCCCAGGTCTGAAGCTGGTGGGAATGTCCTGCGCTCCGGCTCTTCACCTACAGCTGGAGAAAAGTTCAGGCTGCAGAGCTTCTGACATGCAGCTGCTCCGCAGCATCGTGGATTAT TGTTTGGAACGACATGTGGCTCTGACGCTCGCTCGATATCTGGAAAAGGAAGAGCGCTTCCTGCCCCCGCCCAG CATCAGGGTGGTGGTCACCATCAAGCAGATGGACGACGACCTGCAGAAGGCCGTGTCCTGCATCACAGAGGCGGCGTCCGTCCTCCTGGGCCCTCAGTGA
- the sptlc1 gene encoding serine palmitoyltransferase 1 isoform X4, protein MASGQQWVLVEMVQAFYEAPAYHLILEGILILWIIRLLFSKTYKLHETYKLTEKEKEDLIEEWQPEPLVPLVSKDHPSLYYDVVSGPPSHKIIINGKECVNFASFNFLGLLDNERVKEKALASLKKYGVGTCGPRGFYGTFDVHLELESRLAKFMNTEEAIIYSYGFATVASAIPAYSKRGDIIFVDEAACFSIQKGLQASRSFIKYFKHNDMEDLERLLKEQELEDQKNPRKARVTRKFIVVEGLYINTADICPLPELVKLKYKYKVRIFLEESMSFGVLGRHGKGVTEHFGVNIDDIDLISANMENAVASIGGFCCGRSFVIDHQRLSGQGYCFSASLPPMLAAAAIEALNIMEEDPDIFTVLREKCKHVYKALQGIPGLKLVGMSCAPALHLQLEKSSGCRASDMQLLRSIVDYCLERHVALTLARYLEKEERFLPPPSIRVVVTIKQMDDDLQKAVSCITEAASVLLGPQ, encoded by the exons ATGGCGTCGGGACAGCAGTGGGTGTTGGTAGAGATGGTGCAGGCGTTTTACGAG GCTCCTGCATATCACCTGATTCTGGAGGGGATCCTCATACTTTGGATCATCAGGCTTCTGTTCTCGAAGACCTACAAACTTCACGAGACCTACAAACTGACAGAGAAG GAAAAGGAGGACCTGATAGAAGAATGGCAGCCAGAgcctctggttcctctggtcTCCAAAGACCACCCCAGCCTCTACTACGACGTTGTCTCAgg ACCTCCGAGCCACAAAATCATCATAAACGGAAAAGAGTGTGTAAACTTTGCTTCGTTTAACTTCCTGGGTCTCCTTGACAACGAGCGCGTGAAG GAAAAGGCTTTAGCGTCTCTAAAGAAATACGGCGTTGGCACGTGTGGTCCTCGAGGTTTTTACGGGACGTTTG ACGTCCATCTGGAGCTGGAGAGTCGACTCGCCAAATTCATGAACACAGAAGAGGCCATCATTTACTCTTATGGTTTTGCAACGGTTGCCAGTGCGATTCCTGCCTACTCCAAGAGAGGGGACATCATATTTGT GGACGAAGCCGCATGTTTTTCTATCCAGAAAGGTCTCCAGGCGTCGCGCAGCTTCATCAAATACTTCAAACACAACGACATGGAGGATCTGGAGCGGCTGCTCaaagagcaggagctggaggaccagaag AATCCTCGTAAGGCTCGAGTGACGCGGAAGTTTATCGTTGTGGAGGGGCTGTACATCAACACTGCGGACATCTGTCCTCTTCCCGAGCTG GTGAAGCTCAAGTACAAATACAAGGTCCGGATCTTCCTGGAGGAGAGCATGTCCTTTGGTGTGTTGGGAAGACACGGTAAAGGAGTCACTGAGCACTTCGGCGTCAAT ATAGACGACATCGATCTGATCAGCGCCAACATGGAGAACGCCGTGGCCTCCATCGGGGGCTTCTGCTGCGGCCGCTCCTTTGTCATTGACCATCAG CGTCTGTCGGGGCAGGGCTACTGTTTCTCCGCCTCCCTGCCTCCCATGCTGGCAGCTGCCGCCATCGAGGCTCTCAACATCATGGAGGAGGATCCAG ATATTTTCACTGTCCTGAGAGAGAAGTGCAAGCATGTTTACAAAGCTTTGCAGGG GATCCCAGGTCTGAAGCTGGTGGGAATGTCCTGCGCTCCGGCTCTTCACCTACAGCTGGAGAAAAGTTCAGGCTGCAGAGCTTCTGACATGCAGCTGCTCCGCAGCATCGTGGATTAT TGTTTGGAACGACATGTGGCTCTGACGCTCGCTCGATATCTGGAAAAGGAAGAGCGCTTCCTGCCCCCGCCCAG CATCAGGGTGGTGGTCACCATCAAGCAGATGGACGACGACCTGCAGAAGGCCGTGTCCTGCATCACAGAGGCGGCGTCCGTCCTCCTGGGCCCTCAGTGA